The nucleotide sequence tcatttttgttgtttttaattatatcaaaatGATTTACCATATTATAATCATTCATAAATTCGTCACTACCTACCATATTATAACTTTTAgttatttcatcatttcctatcatttgtttttctgATTCTACATTTTCATCGTGGGtaattatatcattatgtTCTTTTTCAGCAGATTCAGAAATATCCATACCTTTGTTTGTTTTAtgcttttcattttcttttttttttttgtttcgtttttttttggattttttatttttatacctACGAATAGTTGCCTCTGTTTCCAATTCATTTAAATCACACCCTTTCGcctttataatattttttatcacatCATTTTTACTTCTTTCTTTCCATTGAACTTGTTCACATTTTTCAATTAAGGCGATAAAAAAACCGCCAGCATTATAATGATGTGGGAAAAACcttttaacatattttaaattaattttgtcCATAAACTCTTTATTAGGTGTAAACataccatttttaattttttcatatacttttttaaatttttcagGTTGAatatcttttaaataatcaatAAATTCATCATATGTATTAAACCATTTGTCATCTATTAATAGTTTCCATTCTGTTAATCCTTCtctataatttaattttttaactaattcattttcaaagttaattaattttaaagatTCACTATTACTTAACATATTAAATACTTCACATATAACTGCCTCATTTTCAATAGGATTTAATGAGCAAgtactatatataacataacCTCCTTCTTTTACTAATTCGATTGatctttttaaaatattaacttgcaattgaaataaattataagcATTTACTGGATTCCAGTTTATCCATATATTTCGATCTTTTCGTAATGTCCCATCACCACTACATGGTACATCACATAAAACTgaatcaaaatatattttctcgAAACTATTAtcgattttatttttcaaatataaatatggaaaacTAACTGCATTGTTATTTGTTACAATTAAACAATTACTAtgtatgttttttaaacGATGAAATAACATACAAcatcttttaaaatttgcaTCATTTGCAACAACAACCCCTGTAGggttattatttgatattaactttttataatcattatataaattatgatctgcatttaaaatatatttaaaaaattcatcaTCATACAAATTGTTttctaatatattatagtaTGTTTTGTATATGTCTTCTTCGCTATCTTTGTTATCTTtgatttcattttcttcaattACTGGATCTTgaacattattttctttctttGGGTTTTCCATTGCACTATGGAAAGTATCAGTGCTCTCGTTCAGCATTGAAGTGGCATTATTTTCGTTATTTTTGTCGTCATTATGCTCGCTATTTTTGTCGTCATTATGCTCGCTATTTTTGTCGTCATTATGCtcgctatttttattctcaGCATTTTCgctgtttttattttcatcattttcgcTAGCTTTATCTTCAGCATGCTCACTATTTTCGGCACACACCTCCCCTACATGTTTATACAATTTGCTGCCGttattttgaataaatttgtttattaaatcatttttaatttttttattagtgattaaatgcatataatcaACTATTTGGGCTGTTTTTGATCCAGGGGCAGCACACATGtctaaaacaaaaaagttTTCTTGcaatttcaaaaatagAACAGGTAGCATACTTACTAGTTCCTGTCTGAATATATATCCactttcatttaaatttattaagtaactatataaatttttataattttcatctttctttatttgtgttcttgttaaatatatttcataaatatgatcATCTTCATTTAATTGTGTTATAGAGTAGttatttttgcatataccttctaactttttttgtatattttcatgaataaaattattaaatttattattctttaaaACCCTAAAAGTAATGGgtaattctttatttataatttccaTAAACTCATCAATCTCATTTTCGTTAATTATATTCTGCcctatataataattaaaaaatttgtcGTTTTTTTCAAGGATATTATTACTGTCATAATGAGTTACATCCTTTCTTCTTTCTTCTTCCATCTTTTCTATATAGCtttcaaattatatatatacatatatataacgttttataaaaaattaaaatttacaGCTGTTTCTGACTTAACACAAATGTATCACTATATCATTAAGTTAGTGTTTAATTTCtcgtatatatataatctttttatttataatgaataattttcttatttgttctcttttcaaaatttacataaacttattcaaatttttacaattttcaaaaaCATCATTtcaacatattatatatataaacaaaaaataaatatttatttatattcatgaAAATATCCATAAtcagtttaaaaaatatataacatgttatatatatattgtcgCCGAAAAAACCTatgaatattaaaaaaatattattatcccATTCCCTTATAGCCATAAGAAGATTGCACCTTTATTCTTATAGATATTTgttgtttattttgttgagcaatttttattaacatatttatttcatataaaaaattattcaaaatattataggatttaaaaatgtattaaatttttatttcgttaGTGGAAAATAGCGTTTCACTAAGGATtactataatatttttttaaataaaaaacaaaatgataaagGCAGAAATATCATAGTATTTGTTGTATACACcattgataatataaaataaaatatataaacatatataatattagcgtttgaactttttttagtaaaaatttcacataatatattatataacttGGCTGCTCATATTTACatccaaataataaaaattaataatttggggggtattacatatatataatatgccaaaatttttatggaaaatgtaggttctttatattatacttaacattttaatgaatagtatagaatattatgaatatagaataaaatatattattaatttgataCACCATCGTTTGTTCTATACATTCcacatatatgtgtatatataaaaattatagttTAAGTTTTAAGGTAACATCTCAATtctgtgaaaaaaaacaattgaACAACTTTTTACCTGAACAATGTATTATAGATATTGTCTAACTTATTATCCAAACAAAAGAgacataaaaaatcatttatatcTACAATaagaatttaaataaatttatttgaacTTTTTAGTTTATTGTGGAAAATctaaaagtatataaatatttcaatatatttatatttgagCATTTGTTGTACCTAATTTCTCATACATTTTTTCGTGGCGTTTTCTTTTTGCATGTTATTAAAAccttatacatataatttatatttccgTTCACGATAAAAAACGCTTTAAACGTAAAATAGCGGTTGCAAAATACTAAatagaatatattaacacaaaataaaataatgataaaaaaaccAATGATTAAGTAAATTATTGAATAGGTATACGATTAAATAAAGAGAGGAAATAATAGTAGTATTGTTCTGTATCACTGTTCCTGGtttaacataaaaatttttaagtgCTATTTCGTTACAAGTGTAATTGCACAACAATAATGCACatgcataaataattacttataaaattaaaacatttgttttattattccacttgttttttttaataaacaataaaaatacaaatatataaacaaaataaagaatattgTCACATAATGGCCAATTCGATAATTACTAATTTGTTAATTGTAAAATCTATTAAAATTGCCAAGAGAATAATGAAGAaagaaaatacaataaatgtgtatttttgaaaatatccGTAAAATTAATGcaaccaaaaaaaaaataaaaaattataaattatacacataataatgcatatattgtGTAACAGAACAATTCAGTCTGAAATTgttgtattttataatttagatCGACTACTATCATAGACATATatccttattttttttataaaaaaatgtatacattaattgtatatatataatggaggcaaaaatgcataatatccataaaaaaatatttatataatttttagttaaaatatatttgcgAATGTTTAGTAtacttcattttttttttgctctattttacatatattgtatgtctcatttaattttatttatattattatttttttacacacTCACCACTTTGTAGTATTGTATTCCTCTTTATAGTATTTCTCCTTTTGCAGTATTTttctgtatttttatattttcaattttatgtaatatattataacaatGGAAATATTCAtgataaatgataattctttttcattttgttaagtagttgtaaaaaataattagttttatattttatttgtaaaataaccacataaatatttacattatttgttaaatatatataaggaaatacaatttatcaaaacaatacattttttaaatagtaaTACTGCTTATTGTtgctatatttattttgtgtttttttgtAGTGTGTGTACATATGTTCATGCATGTATATTTTCGTATAGCATATTTGTATGCCCATATATATGGATTCATTTAtgtgtcttttttttaagagtatatataatttgtttaaagataataattaattacatattgaaataaaaatgacgAAAAGCGAAGATATTGAAAGCACCCGGTTTTCtttttcgaaaaaaaaaaattgggcAAGAATAAATTTCACATTTTTAGTATTTGTACTTGGAATAAAAAcacttttttgtatattattatttttgtattatcaattagtactattttttatatttttcatatcaaCAGCAATATCGTTATATGCATTAGTTGTTAATACATTTACAAGcttgttattatatatagtagTATTATTCTCTATATTATCTTCAATAggtttatcattttttggcATAGCAGACATTGATTATGTatctaatattttttatgatggTTTTATATCTTCTTTGTTTTGTTCTCTCCTTccattatttgtattagaattattttcttctatcatttatatatgcattaaaaaaaggaaaaaaggATATATAGAAAGACGATTAAGGGCGTTAAAAGTACtaattaatgaaaataaaaataaagaaccCCAAGAAaaccttttatttttacaaatagaTTTGGAGAATAACCAATTAACCACCTAtgacaaaaattataaatattatttaactaattataaagataaaaaatatatatgtatagaaAAGAAAACAGATTATTCTACTGATgaagatgataataatCAATATTCTTTAAGTCTTGAAGGTGATTATtatcgaaaaaataaaaatgtaacaaAGATTAGTTCCATAtcatataatgatataagTGAAGATTTGAGTTTTGTTCATTCtggaattaaaaaatatgaaaaaaaacatggatccaataataagaaaaataaagaagccaaagtaaataaaaaagacacatcaaatgaaaatgcTCAAATTGAGAAAagagataaatataatttgacTTATAATTTCCCATTAGAACAAAATACACAAGAGAGTTCTATCagttttcaaaatataccTCATGAACAAGATAaatgtgaaaataaaatcatatTGAATAATGTATGTGACCAAAAAGACATTTCCAATGTAGATATATCAAACAACCAAAACCCTGATACTTCAAAAGATTTGAACtcattatcatatattaaaaatgaaaaaaatcttCGAAAAGGTTCAAATACCAATAAATCTTATTTAAATTCTAAAGAAATTACTATTGTTGatacttataaaaaatcgGTAACAAAAACATTAATGCTTTCTGAgcatgaaaatatatctatCAAAAATGAgcataataaaaacgatTTAGAAAAACATTCAAGTAAAAAAGACTCTAAAacagtaaaaaataaagaagaagaaaatgtaataatcgataaatttattaaaaaaaatgatgaatcACAGGAAATAGCTAAGGGCTCATATATCGAGACAGCAAAAGATATTCAACAATCAtctgaagaaaaaaaaaatataaaaaacaattataaagaaatgaaCCAAAATAACCAAATTgaagcaaaaaaaagtaataaaagaaaagtcTCATCGAGCAAAAATTCAACGCACAAGGAAAGACATAGAAGTTTGTCAAGCAACGTTATACCAAATGAAggggaaaataaaatgaaaaaaattgagaaaacaaagaaatatgacaaaaataaaggatCAAAATTGGAATTAACTACTTCTGTTTTGGTAAAGAAACAAGAAGATATAATGATTAAtattgatgaaaatgataataaacaaaaggAAACATATGATCAGAATagcattataaatataacccccgattatttttcacccataaaaaaatcaaagaAAGATACTAAGGATAGTATATCTTTAGAACAAAAACAGAAAAATGAatcattaataaatgatacCTTAAAGGATGTAAAACTAGGGCAATCacaaacaattttaaaagttaATAAAGCATCAATAAATGTTACTGCTCTACCAATTATTAATACTACTATTAATAATGCACACCAAATTATGAAtcataacaaaaatattataaatgattGTGCCTCAATAAAGGAAAGCTCGAATACAGCTGAGCGAAAAAAACCTATAGTTAGTAAAACCAAGTTAGTTACAAATATGAATaccttaaaaaaaaatattggtgatataaattttacagaggaaaaaataaataatgatgacgaaaaaaatatattaagtgtaaaaaatttatctgaaaaaaaaacgtctgaaaatataaagagtcatgaaaaaaaaagaaatactAGTATTGATATGAAAAAGACAacagaaataaataaagaacaaaaagaagaatgtaaaataaaagaaaaaaatgacaaaGAATGtgaaaatgttttaaacgAAACAAATAAGacattgataaaaaataaaaaaatagaggATTTTACCActttgaataaaaatgaaactaaattaattaatgaaaatgatgcGAAAATATTGTCACAACCAAAAAGCGTAGATTCTACTGAAGATTCAACGATAAATAATTCGTGTGAAacgaataaaaatttatctgTTGGTGATTCTTTACCATGCCCAGACAATTCTAGTAATACAATTAATTCGTCGGGTCAGAAAGACATCCAAAAGGAGAGCGAAAAAGTAGAAGTGGGAAAAATTGAAGAAGTAGAAAAAGTGGGAAAAATGGAAGAAGTAAAAAAAGTGGAAAAAGTTGAAGAAGCAGAAAAAAGTGAAGATGTAGAAGAAGTAGAAAAAAGTGAAGAGGTGAAGGAAGTGGAAAAGGTGAAAGAAGTAGAAGTGGAAGAAGTGAATGAAGTTAAAAAAGCCGAAGAcgtagaaaaaaatgacgaagttgaaaaagaaaaagaagcAGAACAAGTAATTGACGAAAAAAACACTGAGCCTGAAATAAAACAGGAGACAGAGAACGAAACGAAAGAAATTAAGGAAGAAAACCATAATGATGAGATTGatcaaaaaaaggaaaacgAAGAAATAATTGAAGACAAAAAGATTCTAGAAGCAGaggataaaaatatagataaagaaataaaagaagaaataaagATCACTAAATTGGAAATGAAAAACGATGAATACTCATCAGACATAAATAAAGCCCCACTTAGCAAAACCAATGATATTCTTCACGACAaccttttaaaaatttccATATTAAATGAATCTGTTGTAAGTGATAAGAACAATAAGAAGCATTTGCTCATACAAAATGAAGgagataaaaatagtgaCAAAAATAGCAATAGTCCTTCCTTCAAAAAACATgaatcaaataattataaaaaaaaattagaaagTGACACATTcttaaacaatttaaaaaatatagaaaatagtaataatgtTATAAATTCAAATTTGAATAGCGAACATGTTGAagattttaattttgaaaataatgtaaataagGCTTCtcaaaatatacataattttgtattatatagCAATggaagtaataaaaatgaagcCATATTTTCTAGTAATTTAGGTAGTCTACCAGTAagtaattattttgataatgaTAATGCAGAACATTATATCAAACCTTTTGATAATGCA is from Plasmodium chabaudi chabaudi strain AS genome assembly, chromosome: 8 and encodes:
- a CDS encoding methyltransferase, putative; protein product: MEEERRKDVTHYDSNNILEKNDKFFNYYIGQNIINENEIDEFMEIINKELPITFRVLKNNKFNNFIHENIQKKLEGICKNNYSITQLNEDDHIYEIYLTRTQIKKDENYKNLYSYLINLNESGYIFRQELVSMLPVLFLKLQENFFVLDMCAAPGSKTAQIVDYMHLITNKKIKNDLINKFIQNNGSKLYKHVGEVCAENSEHAEDKASENDENKNSENAENKNSEHNDDKNSEHNDDKNSEHNDDKNNENNATSMLNESTDTFHSAMENPKKENNVQDPVIEENEIKDNKDSEEDIYKTYYNILENNLYDDEFFKYILNADHNLYNDYKKLISNNNPTGVVVANDANFKRCCMLFHRLKNIHSNCLIVTNNNAVSFPYLYLKNKIDNSFEKIYFDSVLCDVPCSGDGTLRKDRNIWINWNPVNAYNLFQLQVNILKRSIELVKEGGYVIYSTCSLNPIENEAVICEVFNMLSNSESLKLINFENELVKKLNYREGLTEWKLLIDDKWFNTYDEFIDYLKDIQPEKFKKVYEKIKNGMFTPNKEFMDKINLKYVKRFFPHHYNAGGFFIALIEKCEQVQWKERSKNDVIKNIIKAKGCDLNELETEATIRRYKNKKSKKKRNKKKKENEKHKTNKGMDISESAEKEHNDIITHDENVESEKQMIGNDEITKSYNMVGSDEFMNDYNMVNHFDIIKNNKNEDMDEITDSYNVVGSSNILRTGFLTQNSSSSGYDIIELINKKSEEQLNNYIDGNVTNENINETSFEGMERIEEEQKEESEEEEWEEVGKIEDLEKVEDEKEITLDIDKERYTNYEYKDEFNLCVGSERLKKQQEYIPLDYYESLLKSNDLLNKIKTYFNLNDDFLSIKDNLYIHLKDDTNSSKLGINDRINSNIKKINFVSSNTRNVLESYTKIKLKIISAGITVIQVDKNKKNNIENYYRINYSGCINFMNFFKNIDDFLLNTECRQDIIKNFFSTVYENKERVFDFDAYMNKLIGERKSVMQKSSSNKNGKETKNELDENVLCKKENENVGQENKFTTDMEKNNTIGDTNIVWVKSDVILDLIKVDKSKINSITNETIKQTERLNKYSPNVLLTLNKNKQILAIPSNKGNIYVDITIDKNSIMMLPYVLN